One Myxococcus stipitatus DNA segment encodes these proteins:
- a CDS encoding SDR family oxidoreductase, whose protein sequence is MAANPLQSKFEVLERVRRCAASVTRYPLDILTAEALLEDDLGVDSVKLAEIAAVVGREFDIPAAQLPRSGKARTLGAIADWVVSLRGAASAPAEPPRPEAIVAAPAAATSSAAHPPEDLESRVRAVFARVTRYPEELLTRDADLEDELGIDSVKQAEVLAGLVKELGLSQVPRPSKRLRTIAAICEEARTWLGSAPARMEPAREPSAPVRASPPPSEPRARLPFEGKVALVTGSGKGIGKVIATRLARAGATVVVNSFHSREEGERTAQEILAAGGQALHLWGSVAQEEHLERMFAAIGERFGGLDFLVCNASNGLIGPFDRITPRDWDKAFRTCITGTYECAMRAWPLMARRGGGSIVTMSTSMSQRYMHDLGCQGVVKAGVESLTRYLAAELAPERIRANCVSAGPVHGELLGMFPDAAGRVSRWESATPGGVLCTADDVADVTELLLGPKTQRVNGAIWVVDGGLSGTVDGLLPGAARKTSSRDDHANGHDVRALLALDA, encoded by the coding sequence ATGGCTGCGAATCCATTGCAATCGAAGTTCGAGGTCTTGGAGCGTGTTCGTCGGTGTGCCGCGTCGGTGACCCGCTATCCCCTGGACATCCTCACGGCGGAGGCCCTGCTCGAGGACGACCTGGGGGTCGACTCGGTGAAGCTCGCGGAGATCGCCGCCGTCGTCGGTCGAGAGTTCGACATCCCCGCGGCGCAGCTGCCCAGGAGCGGCAAGGCGCGCACGCTGGGCGCCATCGCGGACTGGGTGGTGTCCCTGCGAGGCGCCGCGAGCGCCCCGGCCGAGCCTCCCCGGCCCGAGGCCATCGTCGCGGCTCCCGCCGCCGCGACGTCGTCCGCTGCCCACCCGCCGGAGGACCTCGAGTCGCGGGTGCGCGCGGTGTTCGCCCGGGTGACGCGCTATCCCGAGGAGCTGCTGACCCGCGATGCGGACCTGGAGGACGAACTGGGCATCGACTCCGTGAAGCAGGCGGAGGTCCTCGCGGGGCTCGTGAAGGAGCTGGGCCTGTCCCAGGTCCCCCGTCCCTCGAAGCGGCTGCGCACCATCGCGGCCATCTGCGAGGAGGCGCGGACCTGGTTGGGGAGCGCCCCGGCGCGGATGGAGCCGGCGCGCGAGCCCTCGGCACCCGTGCGCGCGAGCCCGCCTCCGAGCGAGCCCCGTGCGCGGCTCCCGTTCGAGGGCAAGGTGGCCCTCGTCACGGGCTCGGGGAAGGGCATCGGCAAGGTCATCGCCACGCGGCTCGCGCGCGCGGGGGCGACGGTGGTCGTCAACTCCTTCCACTCGCGGGAGGAGGGCGAGCGCACGGCGCAGGAGATCCTCGCGGCGGGTGGGCAGGCCCTCCACCTGTGGGGCTCGGTGGCGCAGGAGGAGCACCTGGAGCGGATGTTCGCCGCCATCGGAGAGCGCTTCGGGGGCTTGGACTTCCTGGTGTGCAACGCCTCCAACGGGCTCATCGGTCCGTTCGACCGCATCACGCCACGTGATTGGGACAAGGCCTTCCGCACCTGCATCACCGGGACGTACGAGTGCGCCATGCGCGCCTGGCCGCTCATGGCGCGCCGCGGGGGCGGCAGCATCGTCACCATGTCCACCTCCATGTCCCAGCGCTACATGCACGACCTGGGGTGCCAGGGCGTGGTGAAGGCCGGCGTCGAGTCGCTCACGCGCTACCTCGCGGCGGAGCTGGCGCCCGAGCGCATCCGCGCCAACTGCGTGTCGGCGGGCCCGGTGCATGGTGAGTTGCTGGGGATGTTCCCGGACGCGGCCGGACGCGTCTCCCGCTGGGAGTCGGCGACGCCGGGGGGCGTGCTCTGCACCGCGGACGACGTCGCGGACGTGACGGAGCTGCTGCTGGGGCCGAAGACCCAGCGCGTGAATGGCGCCATCTGGGTCGTGGACGGCGGGCTCTCCGGGACGGTGGACGGGCTGCTGCCCGGCGCGGCTCGGAAGACGTCCTCGCGCGACGACCACGCCAACGGACACGACGTGCGCGCGTTGCTCGCGCTCGACGCTTGA
- a CDS encoding type I polyketide synthase, giving the protein MGYFAVPYEIHFDDTMAYGSHHFLTNFKFQCAGREHLLFSPHFFEEPGFRRDFDRVLLLTYEGYSRNLAPANLGDRLVVLTSFEERGEVGIRFCFRTLKRDGTPVACGYQTVLCADRESGALCAFPSSFLPCFDSLSGMFEPEGGTSFRDRVLRGGTGVTELFPESVKQLARRLLDEPTSQGFGRVVDAHPAAPRPSPEAPRLQLPEGASVFLFAGQGSFDAGLFLRLKALQPELAPELAAVVEVARAHGLDAAPLVAARDVAEVRAVLEQAPQLDQLGIFLSGVMGARWLERQGRVPDVYVGHSFGEIAALTAAGALEPRAGAEVVCLRIRALQSVGEDLGTLAAVALGDEETARAIADSGARGLEVAGRNHARQTVVSGARVELERLRAHLEGMGKGFTYVASRYPFHHRGLSPAAEAFRASLARVETRSPRAIVYSPIEGRAYSGAPGELATALSSHLVRPFDFLGAVEALVGAGSTRFVDCGTQGRLARIVERILPAGGSHETTTIVDLLPEHAPSSAPVSAPTPARERPAPEPDDSIAIVSLGCMLPGGAKDPEAYWRNVRLGISGIVDAGVKDARLVEDFVGPRGTPDRTYTLLTGAVRDEDLVAPAGLAPERFQGYVREQKLLAIALSQAVRGLDEVIHQSAGRIRCFLGSTAEGSAEYDAALSLEAGAALLREKGLSGAEVDGLMRSARSVLGVVAPAEALAPHATLQAVVSDVVGSRVEAVLLDAACASSLYAIALGMKALESGEARLVLAGGVFSPGPGNSCLFSQFNGLSATGSRPFDERADGVIFGEGAGVVGLMRVSDALAAGLRIHAVIRGAGLSSDGRSSSANVPRSEGQVAAMEACYAAAQVDPSTIQYLEAHGTATPAGDATELKSISRVFGGRRKGLQLASVKALIGHVGWAAGAASVIKLCKALEHRRFPKQSNFANPGAELRALGADFEVALDEQPWPDNGDHPRRAATNGFGFGGTNAHLVLEEFREDHVARRAPPASPELVVVAAEGLFPDARGVPSAGIPETVGERFDLAAFRLPATVRLLPDISEDMDPTQGLALSVASALTRKLEGFEALRPGTAIVLGLEGKTRRGVEAVQRVLAASTRRGLRALARESVEEGRRAPLAERFHDEVMAAVRPSGPYTLQGMMPNVTPGRVAGALDVKGPNFVVDAGGASLAAALRATRGVLDSGFELVLVGGAHVLRPGAPVVARAPGEGVTMFAVTTAEHASRRGLKPLCRLRLGQVEGRDSRPHPVLPRHSAEEGLAVLRAVNAAAEGRGTTLCFHPDAATGTQLELQLLPMVAARQEERAPEGFDHSAPIAYHAPVLVERALRETRRYALKDRRVLFIAQDEALARSLADAAGPLCGSGYVIVHAGAPGDGGRVRGIDVSREETAEAGLAALGFEPQLIVSVCRLEPGASEADVVARTASRHEALELLFLAARRSYERLLSGEVELASLCVGGVGPRRVLHPVTGLFAGMLKSLAREVPARAIRAIATSDEPLPVALERVVQELGSEEEGGPSVEVCFDGGTRCVRRLRPTRVAAEGASPLDSNSVVLLTGGGRGVTAVHAEALLRRFGCTVVLLGRSDPTDAPERVLRASDAELPTVEREFYAAELAAGRGVKPPELRARFERYLAVRELRATLDGLARLPGRAVYRVADVTRAEDVSRVVDEIVREHGRLDLVVHGAGTQTSKKLHRRRLGELRTNLGTKLLGLRNLREACASRLGRPVPFHVLTSAFSFIGNDGQADYGAANEALDRLCAWVSDAHGAVHWCSVGWLAWDGIGMTRGSEYRVLGASRQLRGIRADEGAALFLQLVDGRPREPINVQLTESERSFYGLELLPPPTTAPDTARPVTHDIVVDAGSVPCLPDHLVRGTPTLPGTWALDLMLRTAVGSARPELRTVAVEDVRFSRFIRVKHGGRLPLRVEATTLVDAPDRYVVRGRLVGDIVHPSGRVLDRDVVHAEARFTLTREPPRGEQRLGAATPSGRGLPAHDPHCASGGPIELRGMFDCLEDITLEPAARFARLDLPTSPEQTGHAVPALVLDAALRLSAMHVDGVSDAVFAPIQFQRATFDRELVTSSAGASPTLSLRSLPPRLEGDVLQCGTVAAIDAAGRLRMLLEGGLARPMA; this is encoded by the coding sequence ATGGGCTACTTCGCCGTCCCGTATGAGATTCACTTCGATGACACGATGGCCTACGGGAGCCATCACTTCCTCACCAACTTCAAGTTCCAGTGCGCGGGCCGGGAGCACCTGCTGTTCAGCCCGCACTTCTTCGAGGAGCCCGGGTTCCGGCGCGACTTCGACCGGGTGCTCCTGCTGACCTACGAGGGCTACTCGCGCAACCTCGCCCCGGCGAACCTGGGCGACCGGCTGGTGGTGCTCACCTCGTTCGAGGAGCGGGGCGAGGTCGGCATCCGCTTCTGCTTCCGGACGCTCAAGCGGGACGGGACGCCCGTGGCCTGCGGCTACCAGACCGTCCTGTGCGCGGACCGCGAGTCGGGGGCCCTGTGCGCCTTCCCCTCGTCGTTCCTGCCCTGCTTCGATTCGCTCTCCGGGATGTTCGAACCGGAGGGCGGCACGAGCTTCCGCGACCGCGTGTTGCGCGGGGGCACGGGCGTCACCGAGCTGTTCCCCGAGTCCGTCAAGCAGCTCGCCCGGCGACTGCTGGACGAGCCCACGTCGCAGGGGTTCGGGCGGGTCGTCGACGCGCATCCCGCGGCGCCGCGTCCGTCCCCGGAGGCCCCCCGCCTCCAATTGCCCGAGGGCGCCTCGGTGTTCCTCTTCGCCGGGCAGGGCTCCTTCGACGCGGGGCTCTTCCTCCGCCTGAAGGCTCTCCAGCCGGAGCTCGCGCCGGAGCTGGCGGCCGTCGTGGAGGTGGCGCGCGCGCATGGCCTCGACGCGGCGCCCCTGGTCGCGGCCCGCGACGTGGCCGAGGTCCGCGCCGTGCTGGAGCAGGCGCCTCAGCTGGACCAGCTCGGCATCTTCCTGTCGGGGGTGATGGGCGCGAGGTGGCTCGAGCGCCAGGGGCGCGTGCCCGACGTGTATGTGGGGCACAGCTTCGGGGAGATCGCCGCCCTCACGGCGGCGGGGGCGCTGGAGCCCCGCGCGGGGGCGGAGGTGGTCTGCCTGCGCATCCGCGCGCTCCAGTCGGTGGGGGAGGACCTGGGCACGCTCGCGGCGGTGGCGCTTGGTGACGAGGAGACGGCCCGGGCCATCGCGGACAGCGGCGCGCGGGGCCTGGAGGTCGCGGGACGCAACCACGCGCGCCAGACGGTCGTGTCGGGCGCGCGCGTGGAGCTGGAGCGACTGAGGGCGCACCTGGAAGGAATGGGGAAGGGCTTCACCTACGTCGCCAGTCGCTATCCGTTCCACCACCGTGGGCTCTCGCCCGCAGCGGAGGCGTTCCGGGCCTCGCTCGCGCGGGTCGAGACTCGCTCGCCGCGCGCCATCGTCTACTCACCCATCGAGGGGCGTGCCTACAGCGGAGCCCCGGGGGAGCTGGCGACCGCGCTCTCGTCGCACCTGGTGCGGCCGTTCGACTTCCTCGGCGCGGTCGAGGCCCTGGTGGGCGCGGGGAGCACCCGCTTCGTGGATTGTGGAACGCAGGGGCGCCTCGCGCGCATCGTCGAGCGAATCCTCCCCGCGGGCGGCTCCCACGAGACGACGACCATCGTCGACCTGCTCCCGGAGCACGCTCCCTCGAGCGCGCCCGTGTCCGCCCCCACCCCCGCGCGGGAGCGGCCGGCGCCCGAGCCGGATGACTCGATCGCCATCGTCTCCCTGGGCTGCATGCTCCCGGGTGGGGCGAAGGACCCGGAGGCGTACTGGCGCAACGTGCGGCTCGGCATCAGCGGCATCGTCGACGCGGGCGTGAAGGACGCGCGGCTGGTCGAGGACTTCGTCGGACCGCGAGGAACGCCGGACCGGACGTACACGCTCCTCACGGGCGCGGTGCGGGACGAGGACCTGGTGGCTCCCGCCGGACTGGCCCCGGAGCGCTTCCAGGGCTACGTGCGCGAGCAGAAGCTGCTGGCCATCGCGTTGTCCCAGGCCGTTCGGGGGTTGGACGAGGTCATCCACCAATCCGCGGGGCGCATCCGGTGCTTCCTGGGGTCCACGGCGGAAGGGTCCGCGGAGTATGACGCCGCGTTGAGCCTGGAGGCCGGCGCGGCCCTGCTGCGCGAGAAGGGTTTGAGCGGCGCGGAGGTCGATGGGCTCATGCGCTCGGCCCGCTCCGTCCTCGGAGTCGTGGCTCCGGCCGAGGCCCTGGCGCCTCACGCGACGCTCCAGGCGGTGGTGTCGGACGTCGTGGGCTCCAGGGTGGAGGCGGTGCTCCTGGACGCCGCCTGCGCCTCGTCGCTCTACGCCATCGCGCTGGGGATGAAGGCGCTGGAGTCCGGCGAGGCGCGGCTCGTCCTCGCGGGGGGCGTGTTCTCTCCGGGCCCGGGCAACAGCTGCCTGTTCTCGCAGTTCAACGGCCTGTCGGCGACGGGAAGTCGTCCGTTCGACGAGCGCGCGGACGGCGTCATCTTCGGCGAGGGCGCGGGGGTGGTGGGGCTGATGCGCGTGTCGGACGCGCTCGCGGCGGGCCTGCGGATCCACGCCGTCATTCGGGGCGCGGGGCTGTCCAGTGATGGGCGGAGCAGCTCCGCGAACGTGCCGCGCTCGGAGGGCCAGGTGGCCGCGATGGAGGCGTGCTACGCGGCGGCCCAGGTGGACCCATCCACCATCCAGTATCTGGAGGCGCACGGGACGGCCACGCCGGCCGGGGATGCGACCGAGCTGAAGTCGATCTCCCGCGTCTTCGGCGGGCGTCGCAAGGGACTCCAACTGGCCAGCGTCAAGGCGTTGATAGGGCACGTGGGCTGGGCCGCGGGCGCGGCCTCCGTCATCAAGCTGTGCAAGGCGCTGGAGCACCGGCGCTTCCCGAAGCAGTCGAACTTCGCCAACCCCGGCGCGGAGCTGCGCGCGCTCGGCGCCGACTTCGAGGTCGCGCTCGACGAACAGCCGTGGCCCGACAATGGCGACCACCCTCGCCGCGCCGCGACCAACGGGTTCGGCTTCGGCGGCACCAACGCGCACCTCGTACTGGAGGAGTTCCGCGAGGACCACGTGGCGCGGCGGGCACCCCCGGCCTCCCCGGAGCTGGTGGTGGTGGCGGCCGAGGGCCTGTTCCCGGACGCGAGGGGCGTGCCCTCCGCCGGTATCCCCGAGACGGTGGGCGAGAGGTTCGACCTCGCGGCGTTCCGGCTGCCGGCCACGGTGAGGCTCCTGCCGGACATCTCGGAGGACATGGACCCGACCCAGGGGCTGGCGCTCTCCGTCGCGAGCGCGCTCACGCGCAAGCTCGAGGGCTTCGAGGCCCTGCGCCCTGGCACCGCCATCGTGTTGGGGTTGGAGGGAAAGACGCGCCGAGGCGTGGAGGCGGTCCAGCGCGTCCTCGCCGCCTCGACGCGACGCGGGCTGCGCGCGCTCGCGCGGGAGTCCGTGGAGGAGGGCCGGCGGGCGCCCCTGGCGGAGCGCTTCCATGACGAGGTGATGGCGGCGGTGCGCCCCTCCGGGCCCTACACGCTCCAGGGGATGATGCCGAACGTCACGCCCGGGCGGGTGGCCGGCGCGCTCGACGTCAAGGGACCGAACTTCGTGGTCGACGCGGGAGGGGCCTCGCTGGCCGCCGCGCTGCGCGCCACGCGCGGAGTCCTGGACAGCGGCTTCGAGCTGGTGCTCGTGGGCGGCGCGCATGTCCTCCGTCCTGGCGCCCCGGTGGTCGCGCGGGCTCCCGGAGAGGGCGTGACGATGTTCGCCGTCACCACCGCGGAGCACGCCTCCAGGCGGGGCTTGAAGCCGCTGTGCCGACTGCGCCTCGGACAGGTGGAGGGGCGGGACTCGCGGCCACATCCGGTGCTGCCTCGCCACTCGGCGGAGGAGGGCCTCGCGGTGCTGCGCGCCGTGAATGCCGCCGCCGAGGGCCGCGGAACGACCCTGTGCTTCCACCCCGACGCCGCGACGGGGACGCAGCTGGAGCTCCAGCTCCTGCCAATGGTCGCCGCGCGACAGGAGGAGCGCGCTCCCGAGGGCTTCGACCACTCCGCGCCCATCGCCTACCACGCCCCGGTCCTCGTGGAGCGCGCCCTCCGGGAGACCCGGCGGTATGCACTGAAGGACCGGCGCGTGCTCTTCATCGCGCAGGACGAAGCCCTGGCGCGGTCGCTGGCCGACGCGGCCGGCCCCCTCTGTGGCTCCGGATACGTCATCGTCCACGCGGGTGCGCCAGGGGACGGTGGGCGGGTGCGTGGCATCGACGTGTCGCGGGAGGAGACCGCGGAGGCGGGCCTGGCGGCGCTGGGGTTCGAGCCCCAGCTCATCGTCTCCGTCTGCCGGCTGGAGCCCGGGGCCTCGGAGGCGGACGTCGTCGCGAGGACGGCGTCACGCCACGAAGCCTTGGAGCTGTTGTTCCTGGCCGCGCGCCGCTCGTACGAGCGACTGCTCTCCGGAGAGGTCGAGCTGGCGAGCCTGTGCGTCGGCGGTGTCGGGCCCCGTCGGGTCCTGCACCCCGTCACCGGCCTCTTCGCGGGCATGCTCAAGTCGCTCGCGAGGGAAGTCCCAGCGCGCGCCATCCGCGCCATCGCGACCTCCGACGAACCGCTCCCCGTGGCCCTCGAACGGGTGGTCCAGGAGCTGGGCTCCGAGGAGGAGGGGGGCCCCTCGGTCGAGGTCTGCTTCGATGGCGGGACGCGCTGCGTGCGCCGCCTGCGGCCGACGCGGGTCGCGGCGGAGGGGGCCTCTCCGCTCGACTCCAACTCCGTCGTGCTGCTGACCGGTGGCGGACGGGGCGTGACGGCGGTCCACGCGGAGGCGCTCCTGAGGCGCTTCGGTTGCACGGTGGTGCTGCTGGGGCGCAGCGACCCGACGGATGCGCCGGAGCGGGTGCTGCGGGCCTCGGACGCGGAGCTGCCCACCGTGGAGCGGGAGTTCTACGCGGCGGAGCTGGCGGCGGGGCGGGGCGTGAAGCCGCCGGAGCTCCGCGCCCGCTTCGAGCGCTACCTGGCTGTGCGCGAGCTGCGGGCCACGCTCGACGGGCTCGCCAGGCTCCCGGGCCGCGCGGTGTACCGCGTCGCGGACGTGACACGCGCGGAGGACGTGTCCCGCGTGGTGGACGAAATCGTCCGTGAGCACGGCCGGCTCGACCTCGTCGTCCATGGCGCGGGCACGCAGACGTCCAAGAAGCTCCACCGGCGACGCCTGGGGGAGCTGAGGACCAACCTCGGGACCAAGCTGCTCGGCCTGCGCAACCTGCGCGAGGCGTGCGCCAGTCGCCTGGGCCGCCCGGTGCCCTTCCACGTGCTCACGTCGGCCTTCAGCTTCATCGGCAATGACGGACAGGCGGACTACGGCGCGGCGAACGAGGCCCTGGACCGGTTGTGCGCCTGGGTGAGCGACGCCCATGGGGCGGTGCACTGGTGCAGCGTGGGATGGCTCGCCTGGGATGGCATCGGGATGACGCGGGGCTCGGAGTATCGCGTGCTCGGCGCCAGCCGCCAGCTCCGGGGCATCCGCGCGGACGAGGGCGCCGCGTTGTTCCTCCAGCTGGTGGATGGCCGTCCGCGCGAGCCCATCAACGTGCAGCTCACCGAGAGCGAGCGCTCCTTCTACGGCCTGGAGCTGCTCCCGCCTCCGACGACGGCCCCGGACACCGCGAGGCCCGTGACGCACGACATCGTCGTCGACGCGGGCAGTGTCCCGTGCCTGCCCGACCACCTGGTGCGTGGCACGCCGACGCTTCCCGGGACCTGGGCGCTGGACCTGATGCTGCGCACGGCGGTGGGGAGCGCGCGCCCGGAGCTGCGCACCGTCGCGGTGGAGGACGTCCGCTTCTCCCGCTTCATCCGCGTCAAGCACGGCGGTCGCCTGCCCCTGCGGGTGGAGGCCACGACGCTCGTCGACGCGCCGGACAGGTACGTCGTGAGGGGGAGGCTCGTCGGTGACATCGTCCACCCCTCCGGACGCGTCCTCGACCGCGACGTCGTCCACGCCGAGGCCCGCTTCACGCTCACGCGAGAGCCTCCACGCGGCGAGCAGCGCTTGGGCGCGGCGACGCCGTCGGGGCGTGGGCTCCCCGCCCATGACCCGCACTGCGCCTCGGGAGGCCCCATCGAGCTGCGAGGGATGTTCGACTGCCTGGAGGACATCACCCTCGAGCCGGCGGCGCGCTTCGCCCGGCTCGACCTGCCCACCTCGCCGGAGCAGACCGGCCACGCGGTGCCCGCGCTCGTCCTGGACGCGGCGCTGCGCCTGAGCGCGATGCACGTGGACGGGGTGTCGGACGCGGTGTTCGCCCCCATCCAGTTCCAGCGGGCGACCTTCGACCGGGAGCTGGTGACTTCCTCGGCGGGGGCCTCGCCCACGCTGTCCCTGAGGTCGCTGCCTCCTCGCCTGGAGGGAGACGTCCTCCAGTGCGGCACCGTCGCGGCCATCGACGCGGCGGGCCGTCTGCGGATGCTGCTCGAAGGCGGGCTCGCGCGGCCCATGGCGTGA
- a CDS encoding fibronectin type III domain-containing protein, with product MPTSSASARTGLPVLVVLVALLSFLFPVTAYTADRGAWAPNVPYTVGDLVTYLGKGYDCRQSHTSLVGWEPPNVPALWLERTSAPDTQAPTAPAQLTSTAKNHESVTLSWSASSDDVGVTGYEVFVNGGATASATTAGATTVTVSGLAANTTYTFTVKARDAAGNRSAASAAHSTTTSPPPPVDTEAPSAPTGPRSTSVGSTSVSLAWNASTDNVGVTGYEVFVNGGATASATTTGATSATVSGLAANTTYAFTVKARDAAGNRSAPSVAVSVTTTNAPPTRSKVLVGYWHNFDNGSTNIRLRDVSAKFDVIQVAFAEPVGGAGSGTMGFTPYNSSVGDFKADIALLRSQGRRVLISIGGANGTIHLDDATARQNFVASMQSLITTYGFDGLDLDLEGSSLSLNGGDTDFRNPTTPRIVNLIQATRQLLDQNGSGFLLTMAPETAYVQGGMAAYGGPWGAYLPVIHALRDRLTYLHVQHYNTGTVTALDGRAYAQGTPDFHVAMAEMLLRGFPVGGNASATFPALRPDQVVIGLPSSPQAAGGGYTTPANVHKALDYLLKGQSFGGAYVLRQPAGYPGFKGLMTWSINWDQFTQFEFSNSHRAYLDTYP from the coding sequence ATGCCCACATCCTCCGCATCCGCCCGGACGGGCCTCCCCGTCCTGGTGGTCCTCGTCGCCCTGCTCTCCTTCCTATTCCCGGTGACCGCGTACACGGCGGACCGGGGTGCCTGGGCCCCCAACGTCCCGTACACCGTGGGCGACCTCGTCACCTATCTGGGCAAGGGCTATGACTGCAGGCAATCCCACACCTCACTCGTGGGCTGGGAGCCGCCGAACGTCCCGGCGCTCTGGTTGGAGCGGACGAGCGCCCCGGACACGCAGGCCCCCACCGCGCCCGCGCAGCTGACATCCACCGCGAAGAACCACGAGAGCGTGACGCTGTCGTGGAGCGCGTCCTCGGACGATGTCGGCGTCACCGGCTACGAGGTCTTCGTCAACGGAGGCGCCACCGCCTCGGCCACCACCGCGGGCGCCACCACCGTCACCGTCTCCGGCCTCGCCGCGAACACGACCTATACGTTCACGGTGAAGGCGCGGGACGCCGCCGGCAATCGCTCCGCGGCCAGCGCGGCCCACAGCACGACCACCTCCCCGCCGCCGCCCGTCGACACGGAGGCCCCGAGCGCCCCCACGGGGCCACGCTCCACCAGCGTGGGCTCCACCAGCGTCTCGCTCGCCTGGAATGCCTCCACGGACAACGTCGGCGTCACCGGCTACGAGGTCTTCGTCAACGGAGGCGCCACCGCCTCGGCCACCACCACCGGCGCGACCAGCGCCACCGTCTCCGGCCTCGCCGCGAACACGACCTATGCGTTCACGGTGAAGGCCCGGGACGCGGCGGGCAACCGCTCCGCGCCCAGCGTCGCCGTGTCGGTGACGACGACGAACGCGCCGCCCACCCGGAGCAAGGTCCTCGTGGGCTACTGGCACAACTTCGACAACGGCTCGACGAACATCCGCCTGCGTGACGTGTCCGCGAAGTTCGACGTCATCCAGGTCGCCTTCGCCGAGCCAGTCGGTGGCGCGGGCTCCGGCACCATGGGCTTCACGCCGTACAACTCGAGCGTGGGCGACTTCAAGGCGGACATCGCGCTGCTGCGGAGCCAGGGCCGCAGGGTGCTCATCTCCATCGGCGGCGCGAACGGCACCATCCACCTGGACGACGCCACCGCGCGGCAGAACTTCGTCGCCAGCATGCAGTCGCTCATCACCACCTACGGCTTCGACGGGCTGGACCTGGACCTGGAGGGCAGCTCGCTGTCGCTCAACGGGGGCGACACGGACTTCCGAAACCCCACCACGCCGCGCATCGTCAACCTCATCCAGGCCACGCGCCAGCTGCTCGACCAGAACGGCTCGGGCTTCCTGCTCACCATGGCTCCGGAGACGGCCTACGTGCAGGGCGGCATGGCCGCGTACGGTGGCCCCTGGGGCGCGTACCTGCCCGTCATCCACGCGCTGCGGGACAGGCTGACGTACCTGCACGTGCAGCACTACAACACCGGCACCGTCACCGCGCTCGACGGACGCGCGTACGCGCAGGGGACGCCCGACTTCCACGTGGCCATGGCGGAGATGCTGCTGCGCGGCTTCCCCGTGGGGGGCAACGCGAGCGCGACCTTCCCCGCCTTGAGGCCCGACCAGGTGGTCATCGGACTGCCGTCCTCGCCCCAGGCCGCCGGTGGCGGGTACACCACGCCCGCCAACGTGCACAAGGCGCTCGACTACCTGCTCAAGGGCCAGTCGTTCGGCGGCGCGTACGTGCTGCGCCAGCCCGCGGGCTACCCCGGGTTCAAGGGGCTGATGACGTGGTCCATCAACTGGGACCAGTTCACCCAGTTCGAGTTCTCCAACAGCCACCGAGCGTACCTGGACACCTACCCGTAG
- a CDS encoding YciI family protein: MRFMAIVKADKNSEAGVMPDQKLLAEMGKFNEELVKAGVLLAGEGLHPSSKGARVRFSGTKRTVIDGPFAESKELIAGFWILQVKSREEAIEWIKRCPNPMEGESEIELRQVFEPDDFGDALTPELREAEARLRQQAATRT, encoded by the coding sequence ATGCGGTTCATGGCGATTGTGAAGGCGGACAAGAATTCGGAAGCAGGAGTGATGCCGGACCAGAAGCTCCTGGCGGAGATGGGGAAGTTCAACGAGGAGCTGGTGAAGGCCGGCGTGCTGCTCGCGGGAGAAGGGCTGCATCCCAGCTCGAAGGGCGCGCGCGTCCGGTTCTCGGGGACGAAGCGGACGGTGATTGACGGTCCCTTCGCGGAGTCCAAGGAGCTGATCGCCGGCTTCTGGATCCTCCAGGTGAAGTCGAGGGAGGAGGCCATCGAGTGGATCAAGCGCTGCCCGAATCCCATGGAGGGTGAGTCCGAAATCGAGCTCCGGCAGGTCTTCGAGCCGGACGATTTCGGCGATGCCCTGACGCCGGAGTTGCGCGAGGCCGAAGCGCGGCTGCGGCAGCAGGCGGCTACTCGGACCTAG